The genomic segment TCCCCTTACCGAAGCCACGGATCGTCCATCGCTTTTATATACCGTCAAAATTGAGTGAGGCTTACTGAAGAGCCGTATGCGGAAAATCCGCACGTACGGTTCCGTGAGGGGCATTGAAATATATGTCTACTCGACAGGATTAGCAAGTCGGGTTTTTCTTTGAGCTTTAAACTTTGAACTTTGAACTGTTTTGTAAGGAGTTACTGTGAACATTCAAGTTGAAGATAAAAAGCCTTGTCAGAAGGCATTAAAGATTGCTCTACCGAGCCATGATTTGAAGGAAGCTCATCAGAAAGTCCTTCACGATTTTCAGAAGCAGTCTCGCGTTCCTGGTTTTCGACAGGGGAAGGCCCCGCTCAAGATGGTTGAATCTCGTTTCTCGAGTGAGATTAAGTCAGAGGTTTTAAAGTTTTTGCTTCCCAAAATTTGCCGCGATGCCTTGCACTCTGAAAAAATTCAGGCGATCAGTGATCCGGTTGTAGATCAAATTAAATATGATTTAGAAAAGGGGCTTACTTTTGAAGCGGTAGTGGATATCTTGCCTAAAGTGGATCTGCCCGAATACAAGAAGTTAGAGCTCGAAAAACCTGCCATCACAGTGAGTGAAGAAGAAATGGATAAAATGATTGAAGAATTAAAGGAACATCGAGCCCTTTTTAAACCTGTTCCCGATAAAATATTGGCTCATGACGATTATGCCGTGGTCGATTATTCAACAGTCGATCCTAAAGGTAAGAAAGAAGATCATAAAAATGCTTTAATCGCAATCACTGAAAAAGGGAAGAACGAATTGAGTGATCAATTGGTGGGGATGCAAGTGGGCGAGACACGCAAAGTCATGTTAGAAGGGCCTAAGTTGACTTTTCAAGTGACGCTGAATGAAGTGAAAGAAAAAATTCTTCCTCAGCTTGACGAAGATTTTTTTAAGGAATTTCAGGTGGCAGATCTCGAGGGCTTAAGGCTTAAAGTAAAGTCTGAAATTGAGGTTTATAAGACAAAAACAGGAGAGCAGGCCCTTCGCAATCAAGCGGTTCGGATATTATCCGATCGAGTCACTTTTGATGTTCCTTCTTCTCAAACACGTCAAGAGGTCGAGAATCTTTATTCAGAATTATTGGGACAAGTTCGCCAGGGGCTCGTTTCTCGAAAAAACTTGGAGGATCCTAAGCTTGATGAAAATCTGCATAAAGAGGCTCTTCGGCGAGTGCGGGTTTCCTACCTTCTTCATCATATTGCCGAGAAAGAGACTTTGAAAGTAGAGGATCAAGAATTAACAAATGAAGTTCTACGTATATCACAAAATGTGGGAAAATCTCCTGAGGAGGTCCGAGCGAGCTTTGAAAAGGAGAATCGCTTAGAGGTTTTAAGGTCCAGAATCACTCAGGATAAGGTGATAGATTTCATTCTTGAAAATGCTATAATAAAAACAGTCAATGGGAAGTAGAACTTTTTCTAAAGGGGTAAATAGCGATGACAAAGGAGAAGCGAAGATGTTGATTCCAATGGTAGTAGAGCAATCGGGTCGGGTTGAACGTGCGTATGATATTTATTCCCGGTTATTAAAGGAT from the Chlamydiota bacterium genome contains:
- the tig gene encoding trigger factor, encoding MNIQVEDKKPCQKALKIALPSHDLKEAHQKVLHDFQKQSRVPGFRQGKAPLKMVESRFSSEIKSEVLKFLLPKICRDALHSEKIQAISDPVVDQIKYDLEKGLTFEAVVDILPKVDLPEYKKLELEKPAITVSEEEMDKMIEELKEHRALFKPVPDKILAHDDYAVVDYSTVDPKGKKEDHKNALIAITEKGKNELSDQLVGMQVGETRKVMLEGPKLTFQVTLNEVKEKILPQLDEDFFKEFQVADLEGLRLKVKSEIEVYKTKTGEQALRNQAVRILSDRVTFDVPSSQTRQEVENLYSELLGQVRQGLVSRKNLEDPKLDENLHKEALRRVRVSYLLHHIAEKETLKVEDQELTNEVLRISQNVGKSPEEVRASFEKENRLEVLRSRITQDKVIDFILENAIIKTVNGK